The following coding sequences lie in one Leucoraja erinacea ecotype New England chromosome 20, Leri_hhj_1, whole genome shotgun sequence genomic window:
- the LOC129707010 gene encoding alpha-N-acetylgalactosaminidase-like, whose product MHCGILVLFISLFLTLVGPCELLDNGLAKSPPMGWIAWERFRCTTDCNVYPDNCISEDLFMAMADKLVEDGWKELGYQYVNIDDCWSALVRDVNGKLQADQDRFPNGIKKLAEYIHSKGLKLGIYGDLGHSTCGGYLGTLPETIDIDANTFAEWEVDMVKLDGCNSNSTERSIGYPKMSRALNSTGRAILYSCSWPAYEDGLPPKVNYTLIGQLCNLWRNYDDINDSWDKVKAIINWFGDHQEDLQPAAGPGRWNDPDMLIVGNFGLSQDQSKAQLAIWAILAAPFFMSNDLRTISDDARTLLQNKLLIHIDQDKLGQQGVRIKKDQDFQLWKRKLSHGQFALAYLNTADLGEARSFTLSLSPLHIEDCSLGYNIYNVFDKQLVAFLTSNHTHSFRVNPTSVVLFFIRPVC is encoded by the exons ATGCATTGTGGAATACTTGTCCTCTTCATATCCCTCTTCCTGACACTAGTTGGGCCATGTGAGCTGCTGGACAATGGCTTGGCTAAATCTCCCCCCATGGGGTGGATAGCCTGGGAGCGCTTCAGATGCACGACAGATTGCAATGTGTACCCTGACAACTGCATTAG TGAAGACTTGTTCATGGCGATGGCAGACAAGCTTGTAGAAGATGGCTGGAAAGAACTGGGATATCAATACGTCAACATTGACGACTGCTGGTCTGCGCTGGTGAGGGACGTCAATGGAAAGCTTCAAGCAGACCAAGACCGATTCCCAAATGGTATTAAGAAACTGGCTGAATAT ATTCATTCCAAAGGACTGAAGCTGGGGATTTACGGTGACCTGGGTCACTCAACCTGTGGTGGCTATCTTGGTACCTTACCGGAAACCATTGACATCGATGCGAATACATTTGCAGAATGGGAAGTAGATATGGTGAAGCTTGACGGATGCAATTCCAACTCCACTGAAAGATCAATAG GTTATCCCAAGATGAGCCGTGCACTCAATTCCACAGGAAGAGCAATCTTGTATTCCTGCAGCTGGCCAGCTTATGAAGATGGTTTACCCCCAAAG GTGAATTACACTCTAATTGGGCAACTCTGCAACCTTTGGAGAAATTATGATGATATCAATGACTCGTGGGATAAAGTGAAGGCCATTATAAATTGGTTTGGAGACCACCAGGAAGATTTGCAACCAGCTGCAGGTCCAGGAAGATGGAATGATCCAGATATG TTGATAGTTGGTAACTTTGGCCTGAGTCAAGACCAGTCTAAAGCACAGCTAGCCATCTGGGCTATATTGGCGGCACCATTTTTTATGAGCAATGATCTTCGTACAATCTCTGATGATGCCAGGACCCTTCTGCAAAACAAGTTGCTCATCCATATAGATCAGGACAAACTAGGACAACAGGGTGTTAGAATTAAGAAG GATCAAGATTTCCAACTGTGGAAGAGGAAGCTATCTCATGGACAATTTGCTCTCGCCTACCTCAACACGGCTGATCTGGGCGAAGCCAGATCCTTCACATTGAGCTTATCTCCTCTGCACATTGAGGACTGTTCTCTTGGGTACAATATCTATAATGTTTTTGACAAGCAGCTCGTTGCCTTTCTGACTTcaaaccacacacacagttttcgTGTCAATCCAACAAGTGTTGTCCTTTTCTTTATTCGCCCTGTTTGTTAA